The Pseudomonas sp. R4-35-07 genome contains a region encoding:
- a CDS encoding DUF4389 domain-containing protein, translating to MNDSKAAPKYESIVLRILWMLVFALVWQVAQFVLGALVVVQLIYRLIYGAPNLSLMNVGDSLSQFLAQIGRFGSFHTEQKPWPFADWPTPRAPEGEAAHSVPPAPHPVRDEEPKL from the coding sequence ATGAACGATTCGAAAGCAGCCCCCAAGTATGAGTCCATTGTGCTGCGCATCCTGTGGATGCTGGTATTTGCCCTGGTGTGGCAGGTGGCGCAGTTCGTACTCGGCGCCTTGGTGGTGGTGCAACTGATCTACCGGTTGATCTACGGCGCACCGAACCTGAGCCTGATGAACGTTGGCGACAGCCTCAGCCAGTTCCTTGCGCAGATCGGTCGCTTCGGCAGCTTCCACACCGAGCAAAAACCCTGGCCGTTCGCTGATTGGCCAACCCCGCGTGCACCGGAAGGCGAAGCCGCCCATAGCGTGCCGCCAGCACCGCACCCGGTGCGTGATGAAGAGCCCAAGCTATGA
- the sixA gene encoding phosphohistidine phosphatase SixA: protein MKLWILRHGQAQAHAPTDAERNLTEHGRAEVLRSAAHLIGQPLSAIIASPYARAQQTAQLVREALGFEPPVCTVPWLTPEGSPAQVLEKLDTDDNVLLVSHQPLVGNLISFLQHGHSRQPQPMHTASLALLEGDFPLAGLMSLVSVENP from the coding sequence ATGAAATTGTGGATCCTGCGCCACGGGCAAGCCCAAGCTCATGCGCCAACTGACGCCGAGCGCAACCTCACCGAGCACGGCCGGGCTGAAGTGTTGCGCAGTGCAGCGCACCTGATCGGCCAGCCGCTCAGTGCCATCATTGCCAGCCCTTATGCGAGGGCGCAGCAGACGGCGCAGTTGGTGCGCGAGGCGTTGGGTTTCGAGCCGCCGGTCTGCACGGTGCCGTGGCTGACGCCAGAGGGCAGCCCGGCGCAGGTGCTGGAAAAACTCGATACCGATGACAACGTGCTGCTGGTCAGCCATCAGCCGCTGGTGGGCAACCTGATCAGCTTTTTGCAGCACGGTCACTCGCGCCAGCCGCAGCCGATGCATACCGCCAGCCTCGCGCTGTTGGAGGGTGACTTCCCATTGGCAGGGTTGATGAGCCTGGTCAGCGTTGAAAATCCATAA
- a CDS encoding hotdog fold thioesterase, which translates to MSLWRTQPNIEQLNASQKNTIGELLDIRFESFDDESITASMVVDHRTHQPYGLLHGGASVVLAESLGSVAAYLCVDASKFYCVGLEVNANHLRGVRSGRVTAVARAIHIGRTTQVWDIRLTNDEGKASCVSRLTVAVVPLGEQPPAR; encoded by the coding sequence ATGAGCCTGTGGCGCACGCAACCGAATATCGAACAGCTCAACGCGAGCCAGAAAAACACTATCGGTGAATTGCTGGATATTCGCTTCGAAAGCTTTGACGACGAATCCATCACCGCCAGCATGGTAGTCGATCACCGCACCCATCAGCCCTACGGCCTGTTGCATGGCGGCGCCTCCGTAGTACTGGCCGAAAGCCTGGGCTCCGTGGCGGCCTACCTGTGCGTCGATGCGAGCAAGTTCTATTGCGTGGGCCTGGAGGTCAACGCCAATCACCTGCGCGGTGTGCGCAGCGGGCGCGTCACGGCGGTGGCCAGGGCCATTCATATCGGCCGCACGACCCAGGTGTGGGACATCCGCTTGACCAACGACGAGGGCAAGGCCAGTTGCGTATCGCGCCTGACCGTGGCCGTGGTACCCCTGGGCGAACAGCCTCCGGCGCGATAG
- a CDS encoding alpha/beta fold hydrolase has product MSQHVFFAHANGFPSATYGKLFAALAPEYTVGHLPQHGHDPRFPVDDNWQNLVDELIHHLQQQPEPVWGVGHSLGGVLHLHAAMRCPQLYRGVVMLDSPVLTRADRWVIRAAKRFGFIDRLTPAGRTLGRREEFTDLEAARAYFAGKTLFRGFDPECFEAYLQHGLLPVGDRLRLRFDPATEISIYRGVPHTSPGQVRQLKVPLAVVRGQQSRVVMRHHVSGVGRLPMGEMLTMPGGHMFPLERPQDTATLIKHLFTRWQARERSCA; this is encoded by the coding sequence ATGTCGCAGCATGTGTTTTTCGCCCACGCCAATGGCTTCCCGTCGGCCACCTACGGCAAGTTGTTCGCGGCCCTGGCTCCCGAATATACGGTGGGGCATTTGCCGCAGCACGGCCACGATCCCAGGTTCCCGGTGGACGATAACTGGCAGAACCTGGTAGATGAACTGATCCACCATCTGCAGCAGCAACCGGAGCCGGTGTGGGGCGTCGGCCATTCCCTGGGCGGGGTCTTGCATTTGCACGCCGCCATGCGCTGCCCGCAGCTGTACCGTGGCGTGGTGATGCTGGACTCGCCGGTGTTGACCCGCGCGGATCGCTGGGTGATTCGCGCCGCCAAACGCTTTGGTTTCATCGACCGCCTGACCCCGGCCGGACGCACCCTGGGCCGTCGTGAAGAATTCACCGACCTGGAGGCCGCGCGCGCTTACTTCGCCGGCAAGACCCTGTTTCGCGGTTTCGACCCCGAGTGTTTCGAGGCGTATCTGCAACATGGTCTGCTGCCAGTGGGCGACCGTCTGCGTCTGCGTTTCGACCCCGCGACGGAAATCAGCATCTATCGGGGCGTGCCTCACACCAGCCCCGGCCAGGTGCGCCAGTTGAAAGTGCCGCTGGCGGTGGTGCGCGGCCAGCAGAGCCGTGTGGTGATGCGCCATCATGTCAGCGGCGTAGGTCGCCTGCCCATGGGTGAGATGCTCACCATGCCCGGCGGCCATATGTTCCCCCTTGAGCGACCCCAGGACACCGCGACCTTGATCAAGCACCTGTTTACCCGCTGGCAGGCCCGTGAGCGCAGTTGCGCATGA